The proteins below are encoded in one region of Mycobacterium pseudokansasii:
- the pbpA gene encoding D,D-transpeptidase PbpA, with the protein MNASLRRISVTVMALIVLLLLNATMTQVFTADGLRADPRNQRVLLDEYSRQRGQITAGGQLLAYSVATDSRFRFLRVYPNPQVYAPVTGFYSLRYSSTGLERAEDPLLNGSDERLFGRRLADFFTGRDPRGGNVDTTINPRVQQAGWDAMQQGCGGPCKGAVVALEPSTGKILALVSTPSYDPNLLASHDPEVQAQAWQRLRDNPDSPLTNRAIAETYPPGSTFKVITTAAALQAGATDTEQLTAAAEIPLPGSTATLENYGGTTCGAEPTVSLSVAFAKSCNTAFVQLGMLTGAAALRSTAQAFGLDTSPDPIPLQVAESTIGVIADTAALGMTSIGQKDVALTPLQNAEVAATIANGGITMRPYLVDNLRGPDLANISTTAPYQQRRAVSPQVAAKLTELMVGAEKVTQQKGAIPGVQIASKTGTAEHGTDPRHTPPHAWYIAFAPAQAPKVAIAVFVENGGDRLSATGGALAAPIGRAVIEAALQGGP; encoded by the coding sequence TGATCGTGCTACTGCTGCTCAACGCCACGATGACGCAGGTCTTCACCGCCGACGGGTTGCGCGCCGATCCGCGCAATCAACGCGTCCTGCTCGACGAGTATTCGCGCCAGCGCGGCCAGATCACCGCGGGCGGGCAGCTGCTGGCCTACTCGGTGGCCACCGACAGCCGTTTTCGGTTCCTGCGGGTCTATCCCAATCCCCAGGTGTACGCGCCGGTCACCGGCTTCTACTCGCTGCGTTATTCCAGTACCGGTCTGGAACGCGCCGAGGACCCGCTGCTGAATGGGTCGGACGAGCGGTTGTTCGGCCGGCGACTGGCCGACTTCTTCACCGGGCGCGACCCGCGCGGCGGCAATGTCGACACCACCATCAACCCCCGCGTCCAGCAGGCCGGCTGGGACGCGATGCAACAGGGCTGCGGCGGCCCATGCAAAGGCGCGGTTGTGGCGCTGGAGCCGTCGACTGGCAAGATCCTCGCGCTGGTGTCGACGCCGTCCTATGACCCCAACCTGCTCGCGTCGCACGATCCCGAGGTCCAGGCGCAAGCCTGGCAGCGGCTTCGCGACAACCCCGACTCGCCGCTGACCAATCGGGCCATCGCCGAAACGTACCCGCCGGGTTCCACCTTCAAAGTGATCACCACCGCGGCCGCACTGCAGGCCGGAGCCACCGACACCGAGCAACTGACCGCCGCCGCCGAGATTCCGCTGCCCGGAAGCACGGCGACATTGGAGAACTACGGTGGCACGACGTGCGGCGCCGAGCCGACCGTGTCGCTGAGCGTGGCATTCGCCAAGTCGTGCAACACCGCATTCGTCCAGTTGGGCATGCTCACCGGCGCAGCCGCGCTGCGCAGCACGGCACAAGCGTTCGGCTTGGACACTTCGCCGGACCCGATACCGCTGCAGGTGGCCGAGTCGACCATCGGCGTGATCGCCGACACCGCCGCATTGGGTATGACCAGTATCGGGCAGAAGGACGTCGCGCTGACCCCGCTGCAGAACGCCGAGGTCGCGGCGACCATCGCCAACGGCGGGATCACCATGCGGCCGTACCTCGTTGACAACCTCCGCGGGCCCGACCTGGCCAACATCAGCACCACTGCGCCATATCAGCAGCGGCGCGCGGTGTCGCCGCAGGTCGCCGCTAAGCTAACAGAGCTGATGGTCGGCGCCGAGAAAGTCACACAGCAGAAAGGGGCCATCCCCGGCGTGCAGATCGCATCCAAGACGGGTACCGCAGAGCACGGCACAGACCCCCGTCATACTCCGCCCCATGCGTGGTACATCGCCTTCGCGCCAGCACAGGCGCCGAAGGTTGCCATCGCGGTGTTTGTGGAAAACGGGGGCGATCGTCTGTCCGCGACCGGTGGTGCGCTGGCCGCGCCGATCGGACGGGCCGTGATCGAAGCTGCGCTGCAGGGGGGCCCATGA
- a CDS encoding serine/threonine-protein kinase has product MSPRVGMTLSGRYRLQRLIATGGMGQVWEAVDSRLGRRVAVKVLKNEFSSDPEFIERFRAEARTTAMLNHPGIAAVHDYGESQMDGEGRTAYLVMELVNGEPLNSVLKRTGRLSLRHALDMLEQTGRALQVAHAAGLVHRDVKPGNILITPTGQVKITDFGIAKAVDAAPVTQTGMVMGTAQYIAPEQALGHDATPASDVYSLGVVGYEAVSGKRPFTGDGALTVAMKHIKEPPPPLPAELPPNVRELIEITLVKNPQMRYRSGGPFADAVAAVRAGRRPPRPSQSPPPGRAAPAAIPSSAPARIAGNPTSRATAPRRSRPATGGNRPPARRTFSSGQRALLWAAGVLGALAIIIAVLIVINSRGDNQPQLPPPTVTDTGSPSASQTPTGQGSRLGGTGFSPVDDAGHDGSQRGLFPPPRASRTDQLSRTVALRPTHHESPDRYETSR; this is encoded by the coding sequence ATGAGTCCCCGAGTTGGTATGACGCTGTCTGGCCGCTACCGCCTGCAGCGGCTCATCGCCACCGGCGGCATGGGGCAGGTCTGGGAAGCGGTCGACAGCCGACTGGGCCGGCGGGTGGCCGTCAAGGTGCTCAAGAACGAGTTCTCCTCCGACCCGGAGTTCATCGAACGGTTCCGGGCCGAGGCCCGCACCACGGCCATGCTCAACCACCCGGGGATCGCGGCGGTGCATGACTACGGCGAGAGCCAGATGGACGGCGAGGGCCGCACCGCCTACCTGGTGATGGAGCTGGTCAACGGCGAGCCGCTGAACTCGGTGCTCAAGCGCACCGGCCGGCTGTCGTTGCGGCACGCGCTCGACATGCTCGAGCAGACCGGCCGCGCTCTTCAGGTTGCCCACGCGGCCGGACTGGTGCACCGCGACGTCAAGCCGGGCAACATCTTGATCACGCCCACCGGCCAGGTGAAGATCACCGACTTCGGGATCGCCAAGGCCGTCGACGCGGCGCCGGTGACGCAGACCGGAATGGTGATGGGCACCGCCCAATACATCGCGCCCGAACAGGCTTTGGGTCACGACGCGACCCCGGCCAGTGACGTATATTCGTTGGGAGTTGTTGGCTACGAAGCGGTTTCGGGTAAGCGGCCGTTCACCGGTGACGGCGCCTTGACGGTGGCGATGAAGCACATCAAGGAACCGCCGCCACCACTGCCCGCCGAGCTGCCCCCCAATGTGCGAGAACTCATCGAGATCACGCTGGTGAAAAACCCCCAGATGCGCTATCGCAGTGGGGGACCGTTCGCCGACGCCGTCGCCGCGGTACGGGCCGGCCGGAGACCGCCACGGCCCAGCCAGTCACCGCCGCCCGGGCGGGCCGCGCCGGCAGCGATTCCGTCGAGCGCGCCGGCCCGGATCGCGGGCAACCCCACCAGCCGGGCCACGGCCCCGCGCCGCTCCCGGCCGGCGACCGGGGGAAACCGGCCACCCGCGCGGCGTACATTCTCGTCGGGCCAGCGGGCACTGTTGTGGGCTGCCGGCGTCCTCGGGGCGCTGGCCATCATCATCGCGGTGCTCATCGTCATCAATTCGCGTGGCGACAACCAGCCGCAGCTACCGCCCCCTACCGTGACCGACACCGGAAGCCCGTCGGCCAGCCAGACGCCGACCGGTCAGGGTTCGCGACTCGGTGGGACGGGTTTCAGCCCGGTCGACGATGCCGGCCATGACGGCTCGCAAAGGGGGCTCTTCCCGCCGCCGCGGGCGAGCCGGACAGACCAACTCAGCCGGACTGTCGCGCTGCGACCGACTCACCATGAGTCGCCGGACCGATACGAGACATCGCGATGA